From a region of the Tachysurus fulvidraco isolate hzauxx_2018 chromosome 5, HZAU_PFXX_2.0, whole genome shotgun sequence genome:
- the znfx1 gene encoding NFX1-type zinc finger-containing protein 1: MDSCPNVQQSRDQERDGGDRDGRRGGFGGRPRGEHRRGGSGGRPGGEQRRGVSVGRPGGEHRRGGAGGEHRRGGAGGRPGGEHRRGGAGGRPWGEDRRGSAGGRPELGDRSGGAGGRPGLGDIRGGSRARSAVGDRRGGGRQENERGERKGDNRENRRLEASRERAGAEGGQRGERGGGQLQRGRGGHMRGGSRDGPSEVRKLGYKTLEELLEKDVSVVVITLSSNAGLQPLLMETDMRPDLVQLLCQVLCKAFQSRYDRRIVLHLAQVVKDSSFFHTVLPHYVTGIMTDHVPARGQQYPQHLNNIINLMSGMLSMFPSSSICTISMLLALVKTVVNHLRASGIDILHTIDEGLDKIQSMVEHLQEKARDGTLRSDNYTVLIGNDDTPEGEDDFRNMTIYPTPEEFRQDKKPFLRANIMSKSYPSTHIYLDTHFRLLREDFVRPLREGIRELLQSKQDETLSGMPIRKKCFDDIRVYFDTRLVIPLCTPTGTAYRVQFDTRPLKFVRWENSKRLLYGSLVCLSMDQFETFLFATVADRDPKDLRNGQVLLSFSRNSRAQLATVQSSHSFLMVETTAYFEAYRYVLEGLQEQDEDDLPFQRYIVECNSDVRPPAYFMEGERTYDLTCIAADGHTSSVKPFIPLNPTSWPTEEQLGLDKSQLEALNLALTKELAIIQGPPGTGKTHVGLKIAKALLKNSRVWSANSPMLVVCYTNHALDQFLEGIQSFLKKGIVRVGGRSNSEVLKQFSLRELTRLPHVRRNLPAHLRNAFSEIHREMNDAQNHLKIQTSYLECIQRGVINETFLQKYISDEHWDSLTLQAVIPGGFERIGKKQSLIMEWLCLGGVQQQTSNDEAESNDEWEPEEEEQLLEMDEEAALIEADRILDDSDPKARDRDERRREKETIEELSEKMLAINLHQAEEQPSQGQGQGQGQGQVDDEGWEVQNHQKKKLKKRVKWELRKSDVMSEEEEQKVWNVWEFKLNDRWRLYRLWMLRYHTDLRMKALQAEQVYQDAAERLAEVRRHEDLCVLKNARVIGMTTTGAAKYRQVLQELKPRLVIVEEAAEVLEAHIITTLSRDCQHLILIGDHQQLRPSATVYELARNFNLEVSMFERLVKVGFPFVRLNYQHRMRPDIARLLTPHIYSELENHASVLEYENIKGIFTNIYFIDHKAHEEGIRDGRSHQNLHEALFVVELCRYLLRQEYQPSQITILTTYTGQLYCLRKIMPSAEFSGVKVHVVDKYQGEENDIVILSLVRSNPEGKVGFLQIPNRVCVALSRAKKGLYCIGNMDMFSRVKLWSNILHTLREKDQVGSSLTLSCQNHPETRTPVSSSKDFTNVPEGGCNKPCEFRLDCGHVCLRMCHPYDADHKKYKCTKDCPKVLCELGHKCPRRCYQECRKCEVLLEKVVPKCQHKQKMPCHQKPEEFVCMEPCEKKLECGHLCQAHCGEKCTVYCKVPVSMELKCGHTQKEPCSSSRSLLYEPACRTPCNTILKCGHSCSGTCHKCYQGRLHKSCRQKCQQILPCSHKCCVPCSKFCPPCTLKCQNRCVHSVCMKKCGEPCVPCMEPCKWQCLHQSCSKLCHEPCDRPPCSKKCDKYLPCGHPCIGLCGDPCPDKCRICHRDDVIEIFFGNEDEPDACFIQLEDCKHIIESTGMDRYMGMDEGEEADLDQRAIRLKECPRCRTPIRRNVRYGAHINRSLAEIEKVKEQINGPQSDNKNKQDELQFLLERQRNLMEQLPEEYLNITEKLQKSGLSLLDLWYQENLITFLESLGKLMKVQKDHMSSVVGDFFSLRVKECLKFLLDVSQRFSDQQIHDLEHEMKRLSYLGELNVRCNIASNIVLGVKVNAEVTQARQILEDTRPFTENDADKVKEILKELESKLPKSGLGVTDEERVMIVKAMALPQGHWYKCPNGHVYAIGDCGGAMVRSQCPECKATIGGVNHTLTEGNDVAREMDGAQHAAWSNAANLNNFNPRGF, translated from the exons ATGGATAGTTGCCCAAATGTACAGCAAAGTCGAG ATCAAGAAAGAGATGGAGGTGATAGAGATGGCAGAAGAGGAGGTTTTGGAGGTCGACCAAGAGGAGAACACAGACGAGGAGGTTCTGGCGGTCGACCAggaggagaacagagaagaggaGTTTCTGTAGGTCGACCAGGAGGAGAACACAGGAGAGGAGGTGCAGGAGGAGAACACAGAAGAGGAGGTGCAGGAGGACGACCAGGAGGAGAACACAGAAGAGGAGGTGCAGGAGGACGACCATGGGGAGAAGATAGAAGAGGAAGTGCTGGGGGGAGACCGGAATTAGGTGACAGAAGTGGAGGTGCAGGGGGAAGACCGGGTTTAGGTGACATAAGAGGAGGTTCAAGGGCAAGATCAGCTGTGGGTGACAGAAGAGGAGGTGGCAGACAAGAGAATGAAAGAGGTGAGAGGAAAGGAGACAACAGAGAGAACCGTAGGCTAGAAGCATCAAGGGAAAGAGCAGGAGCGGAAGGTGGTCAACGAGGAGAAAGAGGTGGAGGACAATtacagagaggaagagggggCCATATGAGAGGAGGGAGTAGAGATGGTCCGTCTGAGGTACGGAAACTTGGGTACAAAACACTGGAGGAGCTTCTGGAGAAAGATGTATCTGTTGTGGTCATTACTCTCTCATCCAATGCAGGCCTGCAGCCTTTGCTGATGGAGACAGACATGCGGCCGGACCTCGTACAACTGCTCTGCCAGGTTCTCTGCAAAGCTTTTCAGTCTAGGTATGATCGCAGAATAGTGCTACACTTAGCACAGGTGGTAAAGGACTCTAGCTTCTTCCACACTGTGCTTCCTCACTATGTTACGGGAATTATGACTGATCATGTTCCTGCTCGAGGACAGCAGTATCCTCAGCACCTGAACAACATTATCAACCTCATGTCTGGTATGCTCAGCATGTTTCCATCCAGCTCCATCTGTACCATCTCAATGCTGTTGGCGCTTGTGAAAACAGTTGTCAACCATCTGCGAGCTTCTGGCATAGATATTCTGCACACAATTGATGAAGGACTGGATAAGATCCAAAGCATGGTGGAACACCTccaagagaaagcaagagatgGGACCTTGAGATCAGACAACTACACAGTTCTCATTGGCAATGATGACACTCCAGAAGGGGAAGATGACTTCAGGAACATGACCATTTACCCAACTCCTGAAGAATTCCGTCAGGACAAGAAACCTTTCCTGCGGGCTAACATTATGTCAAAAAGTTACCCCAGTACCCATATCTACCTGGATACACATTTTAGGCTTCTGAGAGAGGACTTTGTAAGGCCATTACGTGAAGGTATAAGAGAGTTACTGCAAAGCAAGCAAGATGAGACCCTCAGTGGCATGCCAATAAGGAAGAAATGCTTCGATGATATCAGGGTGTACTTTGACACTCGATTGGTCATTCCTCTCTGCACTCCCACAGGCACTGCCTATAGAGTGCAATTTGACACTCGACCCCTTAAG TTTGTTCGTTGGGAAAATTCCAAGCGGTTGCTGTATGGGTCCCTGGTCTGCTTGTCTATGGACCAGTTTGAAACGTTCCTATTTGCTACGGTAGCTGACCGTGACCCCAAAGACCTGAGAAACGGCCAGGTGCTGTTGAGTTTTTCTAGAAACAGTCGAGCTCAACTGGCCACTGTCCAGTCCTCTCATTCTTTCCTGATGGTTGAGACCACGGCCTACTTTGAAGCCTATCGCTATGTCCTGGAGGGGCTTCAGGAACAAGATGAGGACGATCTCCCTTTTCAGAG ATACATTGTAGAATGTAACTCAGATGTCCGTCCACCAGCATACTTTATGGAGGGGGAACGAACTTATGATCTTACCTGCATCGCAGCAGATGGTCATACGAGCAGTGTGAAACCATTTATCCCACTCAACCCTACTTCCTGGCCGACTGAAGAGCAACTGGGTCTTGATAAGAGCCAGCTTGAAGCCCTTAACCTGGCCCTAACCAAGGAACTGGCCATCATACAGGGTCCACCAGGCACAG gGAAGACACACGTGGGTCTAAAAATTGCTAAGGCCCTGCTAAAGAACAGTAGGGTGTGGTCTGCTAATTCTCCTATGCTGGTGGTCTGTTACACCAATCATGCTCTAGACCAGTTTCTAGAAG gtATCCAGAGTTTCTTGAAGAAAGGTATTGTAAGGGTTGGTGGCCGCAGTAACAGTGAGGTCCTGAAGCAGTTCTCTCTGCGTGAGCTGACCAGGTTGCCACACGTCCGCAGAAACCTGCCAGCACACCTGAGGAACGCATTTTCTGAG ATCCATAGGGAGATGAACGATGCACAGAACCATTTAAAAATACAGACGAGTTATTTAGAATGCATTCAGCGTGGAGTCATTAATGAGACCTTCCTGCAAAAGTACATATCTGACGAGCACTGGGATAGTTTGACTCTGCAG gctgTGATACCGGGGGGATTTGAAAGAATAGGAAAGAAGCAATCACTAATCATGGAATGGCTTTGCCTTGGAGGGGTTCAGCAGCAAACTAGCAATGATGAagcag AGTCAAATGATGAGTGGGAACCAGAAGAGGAAGAGCAGCTGTTGGAAATGGATGAAGAGGCAGCTCTGATTGAGGCTGACAGAATCCTGGATGATTCAGACCCTAAGGCCAGAGACCGCGATGAACgcaggagggagaaagagaccATAGAAGAACTGTCTGAGAAAATGCTGGCCATAAACCTACATCAGGCTGAGGAACAACCTTCACAGGGACAAGGACAGGGACAAGGACAGGGACAAGTTGATGACGAAGGGTGGGAG gtgcaAAATCAccagaaaaagaaattaaagaaaagggTCAAGTGGGAGCTGAGAAAGAGCGATGTTATGAGCgaagaagaagagcagaaaGTGTGGAATGTATGGGAGTTTAAACTAAATGACAGATGGAGACTTTACCG CCTCTGGATGTTGCGGTATCACACTGACCTTCGTATGAAAGCTCTCCAGGCTGAACAAGTCTATCAGGATGCCGCAGAGCGCCTTGCTGAAGTTCGCCGCCACGAGGATCTGTGTGTGCTCAAAAATGCCAGAGTTATTGGCATGACCACCACAGGGGCAGCCAAATACAGACAGGTCCTGCAGGAGCTCAAGCCAAGGCTGGTGATTGTGGAGGAGGCAGCTGAAGTCTTGGAGGCCCACATTATTACCACACTAAGCAGAGACTGCCAGCACCTCATTCTGATTGGAGATCATCAACAG CTGAGACCTAGCGCCACAGTGTACGAACTAGCCAGAAATTTCAACCTGGAGGTGTCTATGTTCGAGAGACTCGTCAAAGTTGGTTTTCCTTTTGTGAGACTTAACTACCAG CATCGTATGAGGCCAGATATTGCTCGTCTTTTGACTCCTCATATCTACTCAGAGCTGGAGAACCATGCTTCTGTACTGGAGTATGAAAACATCaag GGAATCTTTACAAACATCTACTTCATTGACCACAAGGCCCATGAGGAGGGAATAAGGGATGGACGAAGTCATCAGAACCTTCATGAGGCACTTTTTGTGGTGGAACTCTGTCGATACTTGTTGCGTCAGGAATACCAGCCCTCTCAGATTACCATCCTTACCACATACACAGGGCAGCTCTACTGTTTACGCAAGATCATGCCCTCAGCTGAGTTTTCAGGGGTCAAAGTTCATGTCGTTGATAAGTATCAAGGTGAAGAGAATGATATTGTCATATTGTCATTGGTGCGCAGTAACCCGGAGGGCAAGGTTGGATTTTTGCAAATACCAAACCGCGTGTGCGTAGCACTTTCTCGTGCCAAGAAGGGACTATACTGTATTGGGAACATGGATATGTTTAGCAGGGTGAAGCTGTGGAGTAATATACTTCACACCCTGAGGGAGAAAGATCAAGTAGGAAGTTCTTTGACACTGAGCTGTCAGAATCATCCCGAAACACGAACCCCAGTGTCATCTTCAAAGGACTTTACAAATGTCCCCGAAGGTGGGTGCAACAAGCCCTGTGAGTTTCGTCTGGACTGTGGCCATGTCTGTTTGCGCATGTGCCACCCTTATGATGCTGACCACAAGAAATACAAGTGTACCAAAGACTGCCCCAAAGTGCTGTGTGAGCTTGGGCACAAATGTCCCAGACGGTGCTATCAAGAGTGTCGTAAATGTGAGGTACTTTTAGAGAAAGTCGTTCCAAAATGCCAGCACAAGCAGAAAATGCCCTGTCATCAGAAACCAGAAGAATTTGTCTGCATGGAGCCATGTGAGAAAAAGCTGGAATGTGGACACCTATGCCAGGCACACTGTGGTGAGAAATGCACTGTGTATTGCAAAGTACCAGTTTCTATGGAGTTAAAATGTGGACATACCCAGAAAGAACCCTGTAGCTCCTCAAGGAGCCTTCTATATGAGCCAGCCTGCAGGACCCCATGTAACACAATCCTGAAATGTGGACATTCTTGCTCAGGGACTTGTCACAAATGCTACCAGGGTCGCCTCCACAAATCTTGTAGACAGAAATGCCAGCAAATCCTTCCATGCTCACACAAGTGCTGTGTGCCATGCTCAAAGTTCTGCCCACCATGTACCCTCAAGTGTCAAAATCgttgtgttcacagtgtgtgcaTGAAAAAATGTGGAGAACCTTGTGTCCCTTGCATGGAACCCTGTAAGTGGCAGTGTCTACACCAGAGCTGTAGCAAACTCTGCCATGAGCCATGTGATCGTCCACCGTGTTCAAAGAAATGTGACAAGTACTTGCCCTGTGGACATCCTTGTATAGGTCTTTGTGGAGACCCTTGTCCAGATAAGTGCCGGATATGCCATCGTGATGATGTGATTGAGATCTTCTTTGGTAATGAAGATGAGCCAGATGCTTGCTTCATACAGCTAGAGGACTGCAAGCATATCATCGAGTCTACTGGCATGGACCGGTACATGGGCATGGATGAGGGTGAGGAAGCTGATCTGGATCAGCGAGCTATCCGGCTGAAGGAGTGTCCCAGGTGTCGAACTCCTATTCGTAGGAATGTGCGCTATGGTGCCCACATCAACCGCAGCTTGGCAGAAATTGAGAAGGTAAAGGAACAGATCAATGGTCCGCAATCTGACAATAAGAATAAGCAAGATGAACTCCAGTTCCTTTTGGAGAGGCAGAGAAACTTAATGGAGCAACTTCCTGAAGAGTACTTAAATATCACTGAGAAACTTCAGAAGTCTGGCTTATCTCTTCTAGACCTCTGGTACCAGGAGAACTTGATAACATTCCTGGAGAGCCTTGGAAAGCTAATGAAGGTGCAAAAAGATCACATGTCTTCAGTTGTGGGTGATTTCTTCTCACTGCGAGTTAAGGAGTGTCTCAAATTCCTGCTTGATGTATCTCAGAGATTCTCTGATCAGCAAATCCATGATCTAGAACATGAAATGAAGAGGCTTTCCTACCTAGGCGAGCTCAATGTCCGTTGCAATATAGCCAGTAACATTGTGCTGGGGGTGAAAGTCAATGCAGAGGTGACACAAGCAAGACAGATCCTAGAGGACACTCGGCCATTCACTGAAAACGATGCAGATAAGGTGAAGGAGATTTTAAAAGAGCTGGAAAGTAAGCTTCCAAAAAGTGGCCTGGGTGTCACTGATGAAGAAAGGGTGATGATTGTTAAAGCTATGGCTCTCCCTCAGGGACACTGGTATAAGTGTCCTAATGGGCATGTATATGCAATCGGAGACTGTGGAGGTGCAATGGTACGTAGCCAGTGTCCTGAATGCAAAGCAACTATTGGTGGAGTCAACCATACTCTCACAGAGGGTAATGATGTAGCCAGAGAAATGGATGGAGCACAGCATGCTGCTTGGTCAAATGCTGCAAATTTGAACAATTTTAACCCAAGaggtttttaa